GGCCATTGCTAGGAAGATGTGGGGTGGCATTATGGCCACATGTCCCCCGGCCATGTAATCTTCTCCTGCCTACTAacatgtatgaagctgccttgaacGTAGTCACACCATGGGTTCGTCTAACCCTGTACTGTCCGCTTTGACAACAGCCCTCAGCCCTCATTACCTGCTACCTGATCCTTCCACTGCAGATGCCAAGGGTTGAACCTGGAAtcctctgcctgcaaagcagctgctccgATCTATGGCCCCTCCCTGTAGAAAACATTACCGAGTGAGCCCTCAATGTAGTTTGAGAGAGGCCTTCTCTTTCCCTGGTGTACACACACTTCTTTTGTTCCACTGCAACCGGTGATGAAACAAGTGAAACAGGTTTTTGAAAGAATGCGTCTATGGAACTGTGATTCCAAGCAGTGAAAAGTTTCAGAAGTAGTGCTACTGCCGCTACTGccatttcctttggatgagagcaCACTGGAGACTTGCATCTCTGCAGTGTTtgcaaatacaaacaaaaacagaGCAGAGTGGGAATGCACAGCACACCCCTCCAACAGGCAGATCCTCAGAGGATACATCCCCAGTTTTAGCTAACTCCAGCTAGAGGCTTGTTTCTGCCTCCCTCATTTCAAACTCTCTGCTGGAGGGATGTCACTATCAGAGCTCGCAGCAAGTACGTGTCTCATGCCAAACACTGGAAAGCCTTTCCCAGCTATCAGGAGGCCATCTCCTGTCATTAGCTCCCACTGATGAAACATTAACCAACAATCCTGGACTATCATAAAGCACTCAGATTTACAAAAGAAGGTCTGCAGTGTCAACATATACAGAAACCTGCTAACCAAAGGTAAGAGTAGGATGAGTGTACATACCACAAGCAGCAGAATCCTCTTTCAAACAAACCAGCTCTATAAAAAGCTACCATTTATTCCAGCCATAGAGTACATATGGAAGCTGCACAGCAAGTTTTACAATCTCCCTGGAAACGAGGAATGCATTAAGATTCATCTTCATAACAACATTTCATGTCTTTTTCATAGCCTAGACCGAGAGCGACTTCAGAAGATAAGGGTTTCTTATTTTTGCTGCCAAGGGCCTTGCTCAGGAGACTTTCTGGAACCAAGTCAATGATTGTCAACCCAGCTCTCCAGGGCCTCCGACAAAATAAATTTATTATCCTGATATACCTTCACCAGAGATGGTAGGGATTGAACCGCACACAAGATTCGTCGTCATGCTCCACCACCCAAGCCTTTCTCATTTGAATGTGAGCATCCCAGACCCACAAGGGGAGTATTTACACAATGTATACACAAAGGGAAAAGGAACAATGTGCCCATTTAATAGGTCTTAGAAAGGACACCAACAAACAGTTCATCACTGTCTAGAGTACAATGCGTGCTCACTGGCTTTACACAAAATTTAATAATTAAATAGCTTACAACAACTGTAGGTATCTCAGCAGGAGATGACCATGCTTACTGTCCATTTTAGGTGAAGAGTTGGGGTAATTCTGGCATGCAGCCAATCTGGCAGGCTTCAAATGATCTGGATGCCCTtcaaatctctctctgtctctgttctGCTTTCTCCCAGGGTGTGGCTGCACGCCTTCCTCAAGACAGACCAGAAtcaaagcaaaagcagcagcagcagcagcggcggcaaaGAAATTCAGTCTGGGGTGGAGGTTTGACTTGAATAATGAAACACACTGACGGCTGATCAAGAACCCTCCCTTCAAAACTTTACCTGCAAAGCAAAAGAGGAATTCCTTTGTCCTGGTTACATGTGTGGAGTTTTAGTACAGTCTTTGCACAGACCCAATTCTAAAGCCTGTATAAGTAGACAGTCCACCCACAGGGGAGAAAGACAAGGAGAAGCACAGATTTCCAGATACTAACTCTCCAAACACACACAACCACTTAGCACAAATCCAGTTCCATCCTGTACACAGGTCCGGTTACCTCTTCTCAAGTATCTGCAAAGAGCTGCTGTTAAGGATCCAGCAGGCAACTTCCAAAGCACCTTTTTAACTCCAACGTGCTGGAGGAATATCTCCCCTTCCTTCACTTCCAGTGTTAAGTCTCAGTGATCACTATCTCTACTTCCCTTGAGGGTCTCCTGTCCTTCACCAGCAAGTTGATCATGCTCTCTGACTTGATCAGCAAGTTGCAGCCCAAGAAAAATACCCCAAAGATGACAGTCAGGCAGAGCACGCACAGGACAGCGATTTGTACCATCCTCATGACGTACTTATGCTTCTGGTCATCTTCCGCCTCCAAGACCCCAGGAGCCCATGGCCCAGTCACTAGGGCACAGCAGGAGGTCACGAGAGACTCCACTGTGGGGGCTACCGCTCTAGGAGCGTAGGTGCTCTTGAGCAGTAATGTGCTGTTCATCGTCTCTGACCTGGGGAGGGCAAGGAGGTTGCAGAGGCCCTCTTGCAGCAAAATCTTATTCAAGGCTCTAGAGGGCTCCTTTCCAGCAGCCTTTCACTGGGCTGCCTGCAGACTAAGTGCTCACTGAGCAGGATTGTGACTGTGGGTCACTGACAGACGGGGAGGGCTTAAGTGATGTCAGGAGAAAGATTCCCTTCCAGCTGTGGTACATAGGGATCTGCGCTCTCTCCAGGCAGAACTGCACTAAGCATCCTAGTCTTCACGGCAACCATTTCTCACCCACCTTCCAACCGTGGcacactccccactcccctccaggTGAGAAGTTGCAGGGGTAACTCTACTCAGGcttgtttcctttggatgagagcaCATTGGAGACTCATGGCATTTCTGTCAAGTTTGCTTTGTGGACAAATGTGAACAAAAAGCATCCATGGAGGAAAACAGCAGGCAGACCAACTCCTGCATACTACCAGAGCCCCAGAGAGGTATCCTATGCCCCAAGGTGCCTTCAGAcaactctagccctattcacacattatgttcaactctcATCCAGACTAGCtctcttcagatattatgctgtgcctgcattcagatgtgtgtctgcgtgcgtgcacacacacacaccctccctttgtgtgaatgactgtacctgtgttcatgttaaaagtgaacctgaatacggGCCCCTTAAATGCATGGTGTCAATTGGAAGTGAACTGATATACCTGTGGTTCAACCtatctatgtacagatctgtacctgtgtacactgtacacagatggtacgagtgctgaacataatgtgtgaataaggattctgtgtacagtgtacacaggtacagatctgtgcataggtacaattattcacatgttatgttgaatgaagGGACAGCAGTCTGTATCCTGCATGTGAGGAgaatgtacccaggttcacttttaaaatgaacacagttacAGTCATGACCCTgtaaacatgtacctgtgtacagacatctgaatgcaggcactGCATAATGTCTGATTAGGGCTAGGAGTCTCTCCCTCCAAACTACTGTTTCTTCCTGTAAGAACTGAGCCATCTTGACCTTCTTTTTGCCACTTTTCATGTTTGCCGACAAACATGagaatggatcataaaacaaatcaatccagaattttcactcgcacaaatgaccaggctcaaactatcatacttcagacacattatgcggagacccagctcccttgagaagtccataatgctggggaaagctaaAGGGAAGAGAacaagaggacaaccagcagcaaggtggatggactcggttacgacagtaatgaatgcagcactgagagacctaaaaggccaagttgaagacaaatcaccctggagagaatccatctatgtggttgctaagagtcgacaccgacttgacggcacttaatcaatcaatccatcaatcaagtTTGCTGCCTGCAAACAGGACCATGAAGATGGGTGGATTTtagtcacataggaagctgccttataccagatcattggtccatttagctcagtatcgtctacactgactggcagctccccaaggtttcaggcaggaatctctctcagccttacctggagatgctagggaatgaatctgggaccttccacaCACAAGCATATAGATGCTTTTCCATtcagctatggctccatctcctaagagaGAGATGGAGCACTCACATGAAGCCATCCATCCTCCAAATGCATACCaaagcagcccctgcttagcaaaggggataattcatgtccactaccacaagactagctctcctcctcagtGATTATGGAGCTGAGAACTTCTGTGACATTTTCAGGGCTGGCTTATTGGTGGCTGTCAGTTCCATTAAAAGTGGTTTCCCCATAATAAAAGATGTCCCTATTGTAGCTACCATTCCTCAGCCCAGAATCCCCTTTGGAATGATGTTTTGTCATGACAGAACATTCTGGGGGCAAAAAAATAGCAGTTTATGGTTAccagtcagcgtggtgtagtggctagagtgctggactaggaccggggagacctgagttcaaatccccattcagccatgatacttgctgggtgactctgggccagtcacttctttctcagcctaacctacttcacagggttgttgtgaggagaaactcaagtatgtagtacaccgctctgggctccttggaggaagaacgggatataaacgtaataaataaataaatttaaaaagctcAGAATCCGAAGACATCAGAATGCAGAACTATCATTGTCAGCACATTTATTAGCTGTGCATCACCCCAATAGCTTCCAGACTTTTGACATTACCCCTAGATTCCCTGCTTCTCTAATACTAGAGCTGCCAATTTTTAAACAGtagcttgatctgcagaaattAACAGGTAAGGTTTTTCATAATTACCAATTCCCACAGATCAAGCTTCTGTAAATGGCACAGCTACAAGGTCTGGTTGAGAAGCTAGCAACCCTAGTTACACTTTACATCTTTTCTGGTAGGGCCATTGTGCTTTTAATAGCCGTGACTACAGAAACCTAACATGCAATTTCATGCACCAGTTGAATTGCTTCCTGTCATTCAGTTGGTAGAAGCACAAGGAGTCTTGTCTCAAACCAATGGCAAGCCTAGCTAAGAATGGCTTGGTATAAAACCCAACATTTAAGCAAATGTGGAAAAACTTTTAAGGAAGATTTCAAAAGCTCACAAGCTACCACAGGAGACTCATAGACCTGGAGGAAATTACCACCAAGAGCTGCAGCATGGGCAAAGCAGTTGACCCTTCCAATTTGCACTTTTTGTTCCTTTAAAGTTCTTGTTAacatcatagcaatagcaatagcaatagcaatagcaatagcaatagcaatagcaatagcaatagcaatagcaatagcacttacatttatataccgctctatagccggagctctctaagcggtttacaatgattttagcatattgcccccaacattctgggtactcattttaccgacctcggaaggatggacggctgagtcaaccttgagcccctggtcaggatcgaacttgtaaccttctggttacagggcggcagttttaccactgcgccaccaggggctgtaatttctttcaaaataagtaaataaataggtTGGAAAACAAGACCTTGAAgacacctgggcgctttccagattagaccctgcaacggggtcatgacgTATCTCtgcagtgtgcttccacacttcctgtgttgtgacaccgcagtccctacgcagacagcagggtgccgttcagatttccaatgccttgtttcgaatttaatcgctgaggGTTAGTGTTATGACATCATTTATCCGGCATAAAAAAGGTGTTTTTTGGGTTGTTCattttcacgagactgctccccctgcaggttttatgttttgaacgcgatttgcctgaacgaggCATTTAGCTGTTTTTGAGCAGTTAATCCGGAAAGCACCCAGTACAAAATGGAGCAAACATTCCAGATAACAGAAGGATTCAACTCTAACTTATTCCTGGCCTCTAAAACCAACCTAATGTATAGAAATTAAGCAAATTCTACaaagatccagcaaaagcaaaTCTTTGTGGCACTTTACAGGACATCAAATATATTGTTCATGGCCCAGGCTTCCATGGCACAAAAGCTGGCTAAGCAGCCCTCCTATTAGTTACTGATTGGACCTTGAAATTATTGGAGAAGGGAATATCGGTCAAGGTTTGCTTCCTCTCCCCATCCTAGTCAGGAGCATAACTATTGGATTCTGTATAGAGGTGATTAAGCATCTAACCTCTGTGTATTCCAGATGTTACTATTTAATACGACCTTTTCTATGATGTTTGAAGGAGCCTACAGAGAGTCCTTTTGAGCCCTTAATCCTTCTAACTAAAATTTACTGCAACATATGTTTGGGATTTTATTTCACTGGAACTGCTGTGTATTCTGCCATCAGCTTGTAAAATGAGGCTCCTGCACAAAAATGGCTGTCACAAGCCTAAGCTATATTATAAAAGCACTTGTGTGGAgtggggaagagcacctccatgaCTGGGCTGCCAACTTTTCAGCCTGTTACGCAGCCTTTAACAGTGATGAGCAGATATTAGCAGATGAGAATGTTTATTTCCATGCCATGAAAGAGTTTCTCCTGGAAGTTTCCCACACCCGGCTTTTTGCccgtatctcctccagaatggagtgggtACGTTCATATTTTGGTCAGATTTAcgccaaagtccctgcaagctatcagagagcacttcaaaCACAATTCCCGTTTTTTCACTGTGGAacatatataggaagctgccatatactgagtcagaccattggtctatctagctcagtattgtcttcacaggctggcagcagcttctccaaggttgcaggaaggaatctctctcagccctatcttggaaataccaggaagggaacttggaagcttctgctcttcccagagcagcggctccatcccctgaggggaatatcttacagtgctcacacttctagtctcccattcatatgcaatcagggtggaccctgcttagtcatgcttgctaccacaagaccagctctcctgtgcattagaatgtagcctgatttagaTGCAGGGTGAACAAAGATCACTTTTTGCGTTGCTGATCGCTTCAAACTCAAATAAAAGCCTCTTGcagtagtaaagcctgctgtctgggaaagctcctgctgaTTTATTCAGATCAAGCCATAGATAAGGCAAGccagtttccccaccaccacctggtcACATAAGGAAACTGCTCTATTGTGAGTCAGACCAGGCCCAGaccggtccatctcgctcagtactgtctgctccgactggcagcagctctccaaggtttcaggcaggagtctgtccccgCCCTAGCTGcagctgctagggattgaacctagaacctcctgcatgcaaagcagatgctttaccactgagctatggctccatggTCAGTCAGCAGCCACACCTGACAATGGCAACACACACTGCAGGGTGattaaaattaaacattttccATTTGTAATTTTCAGAGAGATTCATGATAGCATCCATTATTGATGAAATTCACCAGTACACAGAATGTTTCAAGAAGTATCCGTCACGCAGCCATATTAATGCTATGCTAGCTGGTGGGCTTGGTCAGCCCCAAGAGCCATCTTTCTGCCTGATCCCTAGTCCCCCAGAATGTCCTATAATGGCCACAGCTGTTGAATTCAACTCTTTGGAGGGCAGAGCTTTTTGTTCTAGAGCTTGCTGGGAAAATCTTTGGTTCATCAAGGTGAGGACAGCTGTTGCACAAAACCcaccacaaaaaaacccaccacactACTTGGAAAACCTTACCTTTCTCAGCACTTGGTTGGGCACCTCTCAAGAGGCCACCGAGGTGGGTGAAGCCAAAGTTAATGAGTCCTCCCAAATGGCAGCTTGTTCCTTCATTGTTACAGGGGGATTTGTGCCAGATGACATTCTCATTTCATGTGCAATTTGCCCTACTCGCATGAAACATCTGTTTGTTTCTGTCAATCAGGTATTCCAAGTTGATCATGCTAGTGAAACAACTTGTGCAATTAGGAGAGATGTAGAGAGACCAGATGTCTGTTATCTGCTCCTCAGTTCCCTAAGCGGCAAAGAGTCTAGGAGCAGGTCTGCAAGGTTTCATGTCCTTCAGAGGAGCAGCTCTGGCAGTGTCTTTGCGATATCCTTTTTTTTggacagtacacacacacacacacacacacacacacacacacacacacacacacagaacataTTGGAAGCAAACTGGCTTGTAAAGCAAACTGCACAACCATTAATCTTTCATCTGGTTCCTAGACAGCATCACTTTGCCTGCACCTTCTCTGTGCGTGCACAAATCCACACTGCTTCTAGTTGTCtctgtaaaagtaaagttgtgctattgactcctggtgaccacagagccctgtgggtttttttttttttttgtagaatacaggaggagtttaccattgccatctcccacggagtatgagatgatgcctttcagcatcttcctatatcactgctgcccaatagaggtgtttctcatgtttgtttgtttgtttgattgattgatttatataccaccctcccaaaatggctcagcgcgGATTACAACAAGGTAAGaacaaaacaagttaacagttaaaatcagaacgataaaaacaaaataaaaccaattaaacaattcaatagctaaaaaaccctggagatccagggcaatcatttaaaacatttttttaaaaaaataactttttattcaatttttcacaacataagacacacgcacacacaaagacaaaaaggggacacacacacacacacacacacacacacacacacacacacacacacacacacgacaagaggacttccatctcatcattaaaacaagtatcagttacaatacccaagtcttgcctgtaatttactCATTCTCCCCCCAATAAATCATACGAAAGTCAGCTctaaggcatttaaaaaaaactttttgttaccactcaaaatgGATAGAAATCCATTtcataatatgtttttaggtaaataagaagagggtcccactcccttttaaatgcttcaaatttatttcttaataatgctgttagctttgccatttctgccaactctaacactttaagtatccaatcctctttaatcGGGCAATGGAtgcctttccatttgtatgcaaatgtcaatcttgctgctgctgctgtcagatacataaagaggatccagtatttcctaggcaatgagcTATTATCAatgcctaatagtattgtttctgggctcttagggaaagtcattttaaacactttcttaagttcattgtatattaaatcccaatagcaatagcaatagcacttacatttatataccgctctatagccgaagctctctaagcggtttacaatgatttagcatattgcccccaacattttgggtactcattttaccgacctcggaaggatggaaggctgagtcaagtctaaatagcctttagacttattacaagtccaccataaatgtatataggaactcTCCTCTTCCAACACTTATTTCAACTCTCCTCTTCcaacacttccaacatttatttgacatgttcttgtacattaaagccaacttcttaggagttaaatgccatctgtacatcatcttaagattattttcctttaaattagaacaggcagtgtatttcatgtcttctatccatagtttttcccatttctccaagtctaatattgtaaccaaaatcctgagcccatttaatcattgaagttttcactacttccgtTCTTTTATCTTCCAATAGTAACAGATCGTACAtcctagaaactagtttgtcttccttgtcacacaactgttgttcaaattctgactttgatttaTTAAGACcctttttacaatcttgcttgaataaggtgctaatctggtgatactgaaaccaagaaatattccaatcctgcataagatctagtttttTAAGTTCGTATTTTGCACCTTGCACCTAGTTTTTAAAGTTTGTATTCTGCACCTTGGGAACAAGCAGTTGTCGATACgtaggccatgtctgttgcatgtctgttttctagatacaacttccagtggagatacccaaagtggaatttttggttctaacacaagtttgtttttcatccataccatatataactttctaacatagtgatttaagaagtctttatttacttttaccttatcataaaatagatatgcatgccaaccatatcttatatcgaatccttccaaatctaacagtcatggatttttaaatgtaatccattctttcatccagtttAGGCATActgcttcaaaatataacttaaaattcgGTAATgcaaaccctcctctcttcctgtcgtccattaggtttttaaattttattcttggatttttgccctgccaaataaagttctttacgtctttatgccattgatcaaaaattgacattgtatttattattggtactgtctggaagaaatataacattttaggaagaacattcattttgataacagaaattcttccacttaacgatagattcaatctattccatctacataagtctatctttatttccttccagatttcaatataattattttgaaacaataaggtattatttgttgtaaacgtaactcctaggtattttacctttccccccacactGAAATTAGATCTCAAGACAAGTTTCTCaatatcttctttgttcatattttgaattaatacctttgtcttatccttatttatatagaaccctgccaaattcccatatgattctaatatttcaaacaatgtatcaattgactctaaagggtcttgtaaaaacaacactatatcatctgcaaaggctcttagtttgtatctttgtgtccctattgacaatctttgtattttggtctcttcccttatcatcctgcacataatttccaagaccaatataaataataatggaggCAGGGGGTAACCTTGTCTAGTACCAttttgaatactaaaataatctgtaagttctctattaaccttaatgtttgctttttgttcagaatatatagacccaatcgcccttatataattagctccaaactctacaatttccagggttttcaacataaattgccaggagatgttatcgaaagctttctctgcatccaaaaataacatagccagtggtttatcattatgcttttcataatattctaatacatttaaaacagtttgcacattgtcctttatttgcctttttggtagaaatccagcctgatcttcatgaattaactctaccaagaccccctccattcttttagcaagtatagaagcaaataatttataataattattaagtaaggagattggtctataatctTTAACCAGAGTTTGATCTTGGCCAGGttttggtattaatgtaatagtcgCTCGCTTCCATGAATCAGGGAACCaacccttcatcataatttcatttATTGTCCATTGCAATGGTTGAGACAATACGTCACTAAAAGCTATGTAGTATATAATAGAGAGCCTATCTGGTCCTGGcgatttccccccctttgctcGCTTAATAGCATCCTTAACTTCTTCGTTGGAAATTGGAAGATTCAATATTTCCCATTGTTCAGGGTTTAATTTTGGTAAATTCCTTAATTGTAAGAATTGTTCTACTTTATTTATATCAacctttcttttttgataaaaatccttataatatttataaaattctcttttaattaTTCACTGTTGATTAATAATACCACTGGACGTACTCAGACTTGTTGTATAATTCATTTGCTGTTCAACTCTTAATTTCCAGGCCAGATATTTACCTGGTTTatttgcctgttcaaaagatttctgttttagaaattttaattttctttccatctcctccactgtcaacatggaatatttctgttttaatacctttaatTGTTGTATTAAAGTTTGGTCACCTTTCCCCCCCAATTAGTTCCCCTTCCAAGTCCTTAATTTGAATCTGGATTAGATCCTTGTTCTCTTTT
Above is a window of Hemicordylus capensis ecotype Gifberg chromosome 2, rHemCap1.1.pri, whole genome shotgun sequence DNA encoding:
- the LOC128344039 gene encoding protein reprimo-like codes for the protein MNSTLLLKSTYAPRAVAPTVESLVTSCCALVTGPWAPGVLEAEDDQKHKYVMRMVQIAVLCVLCLTVIFGVFFLGCNLLIKSESMINLLVKDRRPSREVEIVITET